TCCCACCGCGAGTGTCGCGTACGCGCTATAGCCGTTCAGACTCGCGACGTCCGGTGCCTTCAGCAGCAGCTTGGCCGGCGGCACGGCGCTGAAGATGTGGCCGAAGCCACCCAGTTGCGGCGGAATCACGATGATCGCGGCGGCGATCGTGATGTAGATCAGCACGTCCTTGACGACCGCGATCATCGCCGGCGCACGCAGGCCCGACGTGTACGTGTACGCGGCGAGAATCGCGAACGCGATGATCAGCGGCAGATCGCCGACGAAGCCCTTCGTATCGAAGCCGAGCGCGCCGATCACCACTTCGATACCGACCAGCTGCAGCGCGATGTACGGCATCGTCGCGACGATACCCGTCACGGCGATGGCGAGCGCGAGCATGCGGCTGCCGTAGCGCGCGCTGACGAAGTCGGCGGACGTCACGTAACCCTGGCGCTTCGCGATACTCCACAGCTTCGGGAACACAACGAACGCGAACGGATAGATCAGGATCGTATAGGGCAGCGCGAAGAAACCCGTTGCGCCCGCACCGAACACGAGCGCGGGAACGGCGACGAAGGTGTACGCGGTGTACAGATCCCCGCCCAGCAGGAACCACGTGACGACCGTGCCGAAACGCCGGCCGCCGAGGCCCCACTCTTCCAGATGCGCGAGATCGCCTTTGCGCCAGTTCGCGGCGATGAAGCCGAGAATCGTGACGCCGATGAAGAACAGAACGAAGACGAAGGTTGCGATGGCGTTCATCGTGCACCTCCGTTCTTGCGCGTCTTCGTCTTGAAGTACACGAGCGCCGTGATCACGGCACTGATCAGCACCCACAGGAGCTGATACCAGTAGAAGAACGGGAAGTCGAACAGTTGGGGTTCGATCTTGTTGTAGGACGGCACCCAGATCATCGCGATCCAGGGTAACAGCAACAGCCATAGCCAGTGCTTGCTGGCCTTGTTGGCGGCGGCGTCGTGAGCCATGACGTCTCCTCTTTCCTTTTATTGAATTGTGTCCCGCGGCTGGCGGGAAGATGGACCCGGCTACGGATAGCAGCGCGGGTGCCCCGAAAGCATCGAAAGAGTATCGGAGTGGCGAACGACCGGTCAAGCAGGGCTGACCCTAGACGCAACGGTGTTGTC
This genomic interval from Paraburkholderia sabiae contains the following:
- a CDS encoding DUF3311 domain-containing protein: MAHDAAANKASKHWLWLLLLPWIAMIWVPSYNKIEPQLFDFPFFYWYQLLWVLISAVITALVYFKTKTRKNGGAR